Part of the Streptomyces sp. NBC_01460 genome, GAAGGGGGCCGAGCAGCCCGGTATCTGCTCGTACACGTCTTCCAGGACGACGGCCGCGAGCTCCGCGCCGTACGGGCGGCCGGTGGTCGTGACGTACCCGACGGCCAGCGGCGCGTCCAGGTCCAGGCCGAGGCTGCGCAGTCGTCCCGCGGCCGGCTCGGTGCGGCCCTCGCGAAGGAGTTCCACGGACTCGCGCAACAGCCTTTCCTCGATGCGCCGGCGCTCCTGCCGACCGACCCCCTCCAGGGCGAGCAGCGCGCACACCTCCTCCGCGGCGTCCGCGATCCCGGGCGCCCAGTCCCGGTGGTCACCGGCCGCGGCCAGGTAACCGGCGGGCGGGCGGTGGGCGACGGGGGACTGCACGGGCAGAAACGTGAGGTGACCGCCGCCGGGCAGCGGCTGCACGGAGGGGAAGGCACCGGCGGCGAAAGCCGCCCGGAGGGAGCGCCGCAGATGGTGGCCGGACACCGTCGGGACCGCGCCCGCCGTGGGGCGGCCGGTGGCGGAGAGCACCGCGCAGTGCACCCCGGTGGACCTGGCCAGCACCTCGACCAGCCCCTCGGCGCCGGCCCCTGACGCCATGCTGGCAACCAGACCGCGGTGGAGTCCGGCGCCGGGGGAGCGGCCGACGGGACCGGCGAGCGCCGCGAGGACGGTCTCGGTGAGCGCGGCGTATGACACGTCGTCACCGACGGCGAGCAGCGGCAGGCCGTGCCGCTCGCAGGCGTCGGCGAGCGCGCCGGGCAGCACCCGGACGGCGGCCGACCCGGCCACCAGGGCGGCGGCACCCGCCGACGCGAGCGCGGCGACGAACACGTCGGCGTCCCGGGGCTCCCGGTACCAGGTGGTCGAGGTGAGGACGAGTTCCCCGCCGTCCAGGTAGCGGCCCGGATCGGGCAGATCGGTGGTGTAGACGCCGGTCACCCGGCGGTCCCTGGGCCCGGTGGGGAGCAGCGGGGTGAGCCCGAGGCCGGGCATCGCGAGGAGTTCGGTCAGCAGCACCAGGGTTCCTGCCTGACAGAGGGAGGCGCGGTGCCCGTGGCGGACGGCGGTCGGCCTCTCGCAGGGCGTGTTACGGGCGTGCACACCGGTGGGCACGGGATTTGGAGAATAGTACGGGGTCGCCCCCCTTCCCGGGCTTGCCGTCTGTAGGCCCGTCCCGGTCCGCCCGCCGTCCGCCGCAGGTTCACTGAGGGGCATCGCGGGACTCGGACGTATCCCTCCGCCGTCCGGACCGCGCGCCTTCGCGGGACACCGGAGTCCGCGCGCTCCGGCCACCCCGCCCGAACAACTCGCCTCACCCGCACCGAGCCGCATGCCCCCGCGCCTCGGACGCCCCGTTCGACCCCGGCGTCCGGTCGCACTCCCGTCGCCCCTTGAGGAGATCCCGTGCGCGCCGAACCTCTGCCCGCCGCACCTCCGTCCGCCGCCCCGCCGGACCACGTGTCCGAGGCGCCACCGCTCGGCATCGAGCGGGCCGGTGTCGAACCCGTACCGACGGACCGCCGGCACGGCCGGCCACGGTCGCTGTTCACCCTGTGGTTCGGCGCGAACGTGCAGTTCGCGACGCTCAGTGTGGGCGCCCTGTCGACCTCCGTGTTCGGTCTCGACCTGCTGCCGGCGGTCCTCGCGATCGCCGTGGGGACCGTGCTCAGCGCGGTGATG contains:
- a CDS encoding helix-turn-helix domain-containing protein; protein product: MLLTELLAMPGLGLTPLLPTGPRDRRVTGVYTTDLPDPGRYLDGGELVLTSTTWYREPRDADVFVAALASAGAAALVAGSAAVRVLPGALADACERHGLPLLAVGDDVSYAALTETVLAALAGPVGRSPGAGLHRGLVASMASGAGAEGLVEVLARSTGVHCAVLSATGRPTAGAVPTVSGHHLRRSLRAAFAAGAFPSVQPLPGGGHLTFLPVQSPVAHRPPAGYLAAAGDHRDWAPGIADAAEEVCALLALEGVGRQERRRIEERLLRESVELLREGRTEPAAGRLRSLGLDLDAPLAVGYVTTTGRPYGAELAAVVLEDVYEQIPGCSAPFTAPDGHLMFVPAADGDPSLCERLTEAARRLDPFLAHGWAAIGVSGPATGQEGLRRMLEEARQAQRVARLGTGAVRTAGPEALSSHLMLLAAVPDEVRLLYRERLIGVLERYDAEHHSDLVGTLSAFLDASGSWQRCAQQLHIHVNTLRYRLRRVEQLTGHSLATLHNRVDFCLALGIR